Part of the Triticum urartu cultivar G1812 chromosome 2, Tu2.1, whole genome shotgun sequence genome, AGTTCCTCAAGTTGCATATCTTGGCCATATAATTTCTGGTAATGGAGTTTCAACTGACCCCTCCAAAGTGGCAGCAATTGAAGATTGGCCAACTCCATCAACTCCCACTCAATTAAGAGGATTTCTGGGTCTGTGTGGTTATTACAGAAAATTTGTGAAGAATTTTGGTAGTATCGCCAGGCCATTGCACAATATTCTAAAGAAAGATAGCTTCTTTTGGACCCAGGAACAAACACAAGCCTTTCAAACTCTAAAAAAGGCACTCATCTCTGTCCCGGTACTGGCCCTCCCAGATTTTCCTCACCATTTGTTCTGGAGACAGATGCTTCAAGCACTGGGCTGGGAGCAGTTATGATGCAGCAAGGACAACCTATAGCTTATTATAGCTCTGTTCTCTGTCCTAAGAATGCTGCACTTTCCACATATGAGAAGGAAGCATTGACCATTATGGAAGCTTTGAAAAGATGGAGGCACTACTTCTTGGGAAATGATTTGATCATTAGGACTGACCACCAGAGCTTGCAATTCATGACAGATCAAAAGCTTTCCACAAGCATCCAACATAAACTCATGCTGAAATTACTTGAGTTCAACTACCACATGGAATATAAAAAGGGCAAAGAAAACATAGTGGCTGATGCCCTTTCTAGAAAGCACTCCTGCTTAGGCTATTTCTTTAGCAACACCACAGTGGATAAACAGAGGTTGAGAATTCCTACAATGAAGATCCTCACTGTCAGAAATTGTTGGAACAACTCCTCCTATCCTCATCTCACACTGTCAACAGGAACTCTCTGCACGATGGTATCATCAGACATAATGGGAAAATTTATGTAGGAAGATGTAATGAGCTGAGAAAGAAAATAATGCATGCCTTGCATTCCTCTGCTGTTGGGGGCCATTCGGGCATGAAAGCATCCTACCAGAGAGTAAAACAAGTGTTTTATTGGCCTGGCATGAAGAGAGATTTGGATAATTTCATCCTACTTTGCCCTGTTTGTCAGAAGAACAAGGGACAGAACTGCCCATACCCTGGTTTTCTAGATCCTCTTCACATTCCAGATATGGTTTGGACACATGTCAGCATGGACTTCATAGAAGGTCTTCCCAAATCTAATGGACACGATGTCATCTTTGTGGTGGTGTACAGGCTCTCCAAATGTGCTCATTTCATACCCTTGTCCCACCCTTACACGGTTCCGACTGTTGCCAGAGCATTCATCGACAATGTCCTGAAGTTGCATGGACCACCACTGGCCATTGTCTCTGATCGAGACCGCATCTTCACGAgcaagctatggcaagatatatTTCGTGCTATGGGAATTGAGCTCAGGTACAGTTCCACTTACCATCCTCAGTCCGATGAACAAACCGAGCGTGTCAACCAACGCATCGAAAACTACTTAAGGTGCATGACATCTCTGGAACCAAAGAAATGGGGACTGCACTTGTCCATGGCCGAGTACTGATACATTACATCTTTCCACTCATCCTTGAAGAACACACCATTCGAAGCACTCTATGGGGTTATCCTCCTCCTGATCTGCAGCTTCCACGGGCACTTACTAGTAACACCACTGAAGTTGCTGAATTCTTCATAGACAGGACTGTTATGTGGCAACAACTCAAAACTAATTTAGCAAATGCTCAAGCATGCATGAAGAAATATGCTGACCTCAAACGGGTGGAGAGACAGTTGGAGATTGGAGATATGGTGTATTTGAAAATGCAGCCGTACAGACTGAATGCATTCGGCGCCAAGTCTCACATTAAGTTACAGAGTAAATTCTACGGTCCATTTCGAGTGATCGCTAAAGTGGGTGCTGTGGCCTACAAACTGCTGCTACCAGATGATGCTGCCATTCATCCGGTTTTCCACGTTAGTCAGCTCAAGAAACATCTAGGGCCGTTGGCAATTCCCTGTGCAGATCTTCCTTTGGTTGGCCCTGATGGTCGCGTGTGCACTGAACCAAGTCTGGTTCTTGAAACTCGCCAAATTCCTCGCAATAATTTACCAGTGGTCCAGTGGTTAGTCCAATGGGAAAATTTACCCCCTGAAGACGCGTCATGGGAAGATGCTGATTTCATCAAGAAGACGTTTCCAGCCTTCTTCAAGCAAACGACTGCCGGGTGGTTCAATCGACAAGCTTCTTGAGGACAAGTTCGCTCTTAGGGGGTACTGTCAGCTCACTGCGTATCTTCAGTTACAAGTGTTGCTTCATTCAGTTAACAGACGTCTCAGATGGAAGAAGGCGAGAAGATCGGATGGCTCACAGGCTCGCCATCCCTGAAGCGTTACTTACCATTCTGTAGCATTATTGTTTACTGTTCTGTTGCCAGCTGAGCTATATAAGCCAGCGCCCTCGGTTGTAAACCCATGCTATTTGCTATGATCAAGAATTCCAAATACTTTACAACTAATACAATATATTCCTCTTGATACCCTATTCTCGTTCCTGGACGAACCCCTAGCCTCGTTTTCCCCaaatctcgatctcgattccctTTGGGGTACGACACCGACCGTCTGATTTGGCGGTCAGGGCACGCTAACGTGCCGCGatgcgccgcgccgcgccgcgtaACGGCCCTGTTCCCTCGCCGCGATCTTTTCATATACCGGTTCCGCAAGAATATTCTTTTTTTTAAGCTACCCCGCAAGAATATTCGGCATCGAACTCGAGATGATCTCTTATTGGGGCGAAAACTACATACACGGGCTTTTCACGCCGGGCCGTGGCCTAGAATGGATCTAAGAAGCTTCCAGAATTCCCGGCCCAGCTCACGCGGCAGCGAGGAGAGCCACTGGCGTCTGAGTGgcacgtcctctgcttaaacggCCTCTTCATATTCGGGAACCCTATCTATCTGGAGGCTACCTAATCCCCTCCCCGCCTGACAACCGCGGCCATGGCGTGCGCCTTCTCCGCCTCCACCGTGTCCACGGCCGCCGCGCTCGTCGCGTCCCCGAAGCCAGCCGGGGCGCCGCAGTGCCTATCGtttccccgcgccgccgccaggccctcccgcctcgccgccgccggctcGAGGACGGCCAGGGCCCgcagcttcgtcgcccgcgccgcAGCCGAGGTTTGTTGCGCCTTGATTCGGTATTTGTTTTTGCCATGGTACGTCTGTGAATGGAATTTTCACGTGTGTATGCGTCTCTGTCCGCAGTACGACCTGCCGCTGGTGGGGAACAAGGCGCCGGACTTCGCGGCGGAGGCCGTGTTCGACCAGGAGTTCATCAACGTAAGCCCGTAGCCAACTGCATTGTCCGTGCGCGTTTGTTTACCAATTCGCTTACACGAGCAAAACTGTGCTCTACCCGGTTGATAATTCAGATTTTGGTGCACGATTTATTAACGCTGCAGCTGTATGTTTGGTCGGGGGTGTGATGTTTTTGATGGTGTCCTTTTGGTGTAACTACATACAGGTCAAGCTATCTGATTACATTGGGAAGAAGTATGTGATTCTTTTCTTCTACCCTCTGGACTTCACCTTCGTCTGCCCAACTGGTGCGTTAACCATCTTGCGCCCCGTGAAGGAAAACTATTCATTTCTGTCTGTCATTTCTAAACTGCATACATGCAAATTTTGCAGAGATTACGGCTTTCAGCGACAGACATGAGGAGTTTGAGAAGATAAACACTGAAATTCTTGGTGTTTCAGTTGATAGTGTGGTATGTTACTTCCCATCCATCTGGACACATAGCTGCTCTCTTGATACTATTCGTCTAGCTCTGACATGCATTAAGTGCCTTATCTAGAAATTAATTGTAAAGTATTcggcctcttttggttcataggataggattatcgtaggaataggaatcttgtaggaaatgagatgacatgtatctcaaatcctatgagtaggaataggaaacaagatgtcatttggttgacaccaaaggaatttttccattgagtctaggctcatttttattttcctatgaaatgtggaggataggaaccaatcctat contains:
- the LOC125538184 gene encoding 2-Cys peroxiredoxin BAS1, chloroplastic encodes the protein MACAFSASTVSTAAALVASPKPAGAPQCLSFPRAAARPSRLAAAGSRTARARSFVARAAAEYDLPLVGNKAPDFAAEAVFDQEFINVKLSDYIGKKYVILFFYPLDFTFVCPTEITAFSDRHEEFEKINTEILGVSVDSVFSHLAWVQTERKSGGLGDLKYPLVSDVTKSISKSFGVLIPDQGIALRGLFIIDKEGVIQHSTINNLGIGRSVDETLRTLQALQYVQENPDEVCPAGWKPGEKSMKPDPKGSKEYFAAI